The Paenibacillus uliginis N3/975 genome has a window encoding:
- the lpxA gene encoding acyl-ACP--UDP-N-acetylglucosamine O-acyltransferase — MIHPTAIIHHTAIIGENVEIGPFSIIEEKVKIGSGCKIGSSVCIGSHTVLGRSNHIFQGVVVGSAPLDKTYKDEKTYVIVGDNNVVREYSTISKGTLKGDGITRVGNNNFIMTCVHIGHDVVMGSHIVIASSAQIGGHVEIEDNVTIGGLTGIHQFCKIGRLSMIGAVSKVSQDIVPYSLVDGSRASICGVNMVGLKRSGLSNDEIKIIKEINSILFRRKLLLTQSIDIINKMPQSEFKQHTLDFLHKSKRGIARMKRLA, encoded by the coding sequence TTGATTCATCCCACAGCGATCATACATCATACAGCAATAATCGGAGAAAATGTTGAAATTGGCCCGTTTAGTATAATCGAGGAGAAAGTAAAGATTGGAAGCGGATGTAAAATTGGAAGTAGTGTTTGTATTGGTTCACATACAGTATTAGGCAGGAGCAATCACATATTTCAGGGGGTTGTAGTCGGTTCCGCCCCATTGGATAAAACATATAAAGATGAAAAGACATACGTCATTGTTGGTGATAACAACGTCGTAAGAGAGTACTCAACGATCAGCAAAGGAACGTTAAAAGGCGATGGTATAACACGAGTCGGCAATAACAACTTCATTATGACCTGCGTTCATATTGGGCATGATGTTGTGATGGGTAGCCATATTGTTATCGCTAGTAGTGCACAAATTGGGGGTCATGTTGAAATTGAGGATAATGTGACTATTGGTGGCCTGACTGGAATTCATCAGTTTTGTAAAATTGGTAGGCTTTCTATGATTGGAGCTGTAAGTAAAGTTTCTCAGGATATAGTTCCTTACTCGCTAGTTGACGGTTCTAGAGCAAGTATATGCGGTGTCAATATGGTTGGATTAAAAAGAAGTGGTTTGTCAAATGATGAAATCAAAATCATAAAAGAAATTAATTCCATCTTATTTCGTAGGAAGTTATTACTTACTCAATCTATTGATATTATAAACAAAATGCCCCAATCAGAATTCAAACAGCATACGCTTGATTTTTTGCATAAATCTAAACGTGGCATAGCCAGAATGAAGCGGCTCGCTTAA